AAGAATATGCAGATAGATTAAACAATTTAAAAGAAGCCCTTATTTTTGAAACAAATAAGATATATACAACTGGCTATGGGGAGTCTTACTTTAATGTCCTAACATCAGCAAAAGGAGTTTCATCTAAAGAGGCTAAGCTCACCTATGATCCTATGATAGGAGATAAAATACAAAAGGGAACAATTCAATTTAGTATTTTTGATAACAGTGGTAATTATATAGACGATGTTTCTATAAATATAGATCCGACTGTGGATTCCCTAAGTAGTGTTGTTGATAAAATAAATGAGGATAAAAATATACCCATTCACGCTTCAATAACTGTAGATGGAAAATTGCAGGTTAACGGTGAAGAGGGCTATAGCTTTGCAGTTAAAAATGATACAACTAATTTATTAGCTGCTCTTCAATTTAATGCCTTTTTTGTTGAAGATCCAAGTGGAGAGATAAAAGTTAATGATCTTATCAAAGAAAATACGAATTATTTAAATACCCACTCCTTTATCTCTTCAGGGGATAATTCCAATGCCTCATTATTGGCAAATCTAAAATATAAAAATATTGAATCTTTAGATAACCAGACTATTGAGGGCTATTATACAGTTTTATCTACAAAAATTGCCTCAGATACCTCTAAAACAGAATCTTTTAAAAGCACAAAAGAGTATTCTGTAAAGCAGATGGAACTTAAATTAGATGAGGTTAAAGGTGTCTCTTTAGATGAAGAATTTATAAATATGTTGAAATTCCAAAAGGCTTATGAGGCTAATGCCAGAATGGTTACAGCAATTGATCAGATGATGGATACAATAATAAATAATATGGGTATTGTTGGTAGATAATATGAGGGTGACTTTTAATACATTTAATTACAAGAATTTAGAAAATATTAACAGAGACCTTAACAATATATTAGATGCAAGCGAGAAGGTATCAAAGGGCAGAAATCTCATTGATCCAGAGAGTGATCCCATTAATTACTCAGATGCAATAGCTACACAGAGAACAATAGATGAGGCTAAACAATTTCAAAGGAATGCTGAAAATGCAAAACTATGGATAGATAACTCAATAAATGAAATAGATGGAATGCATAGTATAGTCTCCACACTTAGAAATGATAAATTAGTTCAGGCTCTCAATGTTTCGCAAGATGCAGATTCAAGGAAGTTGATTGCCGAAGAGGTTGATACTGCCATAGATGAGCTATATTCCCACGCTAATGCTAAATACAATGGCAAATATATTTTTGCAGGCAGTAATACTGATAGTCAACCCTTTGTTAGAAGTAATCAGGTAGTAGAAGTATACCAGAATAGTGGTAACTTTAAGCTGTTAAACAGTAAAGTCAGCGGTGATCTAAATGAATTAGAAGAAGGCACATACACAATGAAAATTGAACAAAATG
This window of the Deferribacterota bacterium genome carries:
- a CDS encoding flagellar basal body rod C-terminal domain-containing protein, producing GNNPLVEGSVSNQLILKENSENYYDIFIGNKKYGENINITNSIKAGKIKGELELRDNYYKEYADRLNNLKEALIFETNKIYTTGYGESYFNVLTSAKGVSSKEAKLTYDPMIGDKIQKGTIQFSIFDNSGNYIDDVSINIDPTVDSLSSVVDKINEDKNIPIHASITVDGKLQVNGEEGYSFAVKNDTTNLLAALQFNAFFVEDPSGEIKVNDLIKENTNYLNTHSFISSGDNSNASLLANLKYKNIESLDNQTIEGYYTVLSTKIASDTSKTESFKSTKEYSVKQMELKLDEVKGVSLDEEFINMLKFQKAYEANARMVTAIDQMMDTIINNMGIVGR